In Natrinema amylolyticum, the following are encoded in one genomic region:
- a CDS encoding MFS transporter, translated as MNWSYRNTVLVLCTFAFFVTVTARLVISPVVPDIVETFSVSTGAVGLALSGMWAAYALSQFPSGLLGDRFGERRIILTAIGGTAVASALLALSPTYVAFLLFAIVLGGAAGLHYSVATTFLTRLFDRTGRAIGIHVSGAPIAGLAAPVLAALAADRYGWRAAIAVGTAVGIPIVALFYLRTRPTEPRYPDRRMRDQVDPSLLSQLLTRPSVAYTTALCAMGAFTWQATASFLPTFLAVGYGLPRTTAGLLFSLYFLVNGGVQPLIGSLSDRYSRDAAAAVTMTAGLVGFAVLVTGDGLAAAIAGVACVGVAMTWGAPLQSRFMDVLSSSERGLGFGLVRTAYMLLGATGSVAIGTAADLFGWTVAFGLLSGIMAIALVTIVSNNVLSLGY; from the coding sequence GTGAACTGGTCATACAGGAATACGGTTCTCGTTCTCTGTACGTTCGCGTTCTTCGTGACGGTGACCGCGCGGCTGGTGATCAGTCCGGTCGTTCCCGACATCGTCGAGACGTTCTCGGTCAGCACCGGTGCGGTCGGACTGGCGCTCTCGGGCATGTGGGCCGCCTACGCGCTCTCGCAGTTTCCGAGCGGACTGCTCGGCGATCGGTTCGGGGAGCGGCGGATCATCTTGACCGCGATCGGTGGCACGGCGGTCGCGAGCGCCTTGCTCGCGCTGTCGCCGACCTACGTCGCCTTCTTGCTCTTCGCGATCGTCCTCGGCGGAGCGGCCGGTCTCCACTACAGCGTCGCGACGACGTTCCTGACTCGGCTGTTCGATCGGACGGGACGCGCGATCGGGATCCACGTCTCCGGCGCGCCGATCGCCGGCCTCGCCGCGCCGGTGCTCGCGGCGCTCGCCGCCGACCGATACGGCTGGCGCGCGGCGATCGCCGTCGGGACCGCCGTCGGAATTCCGATCGTCGCCCTGTTTTACCTCCGGACCCGTCCGACGGAGCCGCGCTATCCCGATCGGCGGATGCGCGACCAGGTCGACCCGTCCCTCCTCTCGCAGTTGTTGACCCGGCCCAGCGTGGCCTACACGACCGCGCTCTGTGCGATGGGTGCCTTCACCTGGCAGGCCACGGCGTCGTTTCTCCCGACGTTTCTCGCGGTCGGCTACGGTCTCCCGCGGACGACGGCCGGCCTCCTGTTCTCGCTGTACTTCCTCGTCAACGGGGGCGTGCAGCCGCTGATCGGCTCGCTGTCCGATCGCTACTCGCGCGACGCCGCCGCCGCGGTCACGATGACGGCGGGACTGGTCGGCTTCGCGGTGCTTGTCACCGGTGACGGACTGGCGGCGGCGATCGCCGGAGTCGCCTGCGTCGGCGTCGCGATGACCTGGGGTGCCCCGTTGCAGTCGCGGTTCATGGACGTACTGTCGTCGTCCGAACGCGGCCTCGGTTTCGGACTCGTCCGGACCGCTTACATGCTACTCGGCGCAACGGGGAGCGTCGCCATCGGTACGGCCGCCGACCTGTTCGGCTGGACGGTCGCGTTCGGCCTCCTCTCGGGAATTATGGCGATCGCGCTGGTGACGATCGTCTCGAACAACGTCCTCTCGCTGGGGTACTGA
- a CDS encoding universal stress protein — protein MYRIVIPVDPDEERAMEAADYVAGLLEDGPVESPDELAVTVLNVFEEFSAVDDGVRVTSDELFDPDDVPESVDAVRDALEAAGIDVDVVRRHGEPAEEIVDYADSVDADTIVLPTRERSPVGKAVFGSVTQQVMLETDRPVTVL, from the coding sequence ATGTACCGGATCGTTATCCCGGTCGACCCCGACGAAGAGCGGGCGATGGAGGCCGCGGACTACGTAGCCGGACTCCTCGAGGACGGACCGGTCGAGAGCCCGGACGAACTCGCCGTGACGGTGCTCAACGTGTTCGAGGAGTTCTCGGCCGTCGACGATGGCGTCCGCGTCACCTCCGACGAACTGTTCGATCCCGACGACGTCCCCGAGTCGGTCGACGCCGTCCGTGACGCGCTCGAGGCCGCCGGCATCGACGTCGACGTCGTCCGCCGCCACGGCGAACCCGCCGAAGAGATCGTCGACTACGCCGACTCCGTCGACGCGGATACGATCGTCCTCCCGACCCGCGAGCGATCGCCGGTCGGCAAAGCGGTCTTCGGAAGCGTCACGCAGCAGGTGATGCTCGAGACCGATCGCCCCGTGACGGTCCTCTGA